A window of the Streptomyces luomodiensis genome harbors these coding sequences:
- the pcaDC gene encoding bifunctional 3-oxoadipate enol-lactonase/4-carboxymuconolactone decarboxylase PcaDC, with translation MTPLHYDLSGPATAPPLILGPSIGTSLAVWDPQLPALARNHRVLRWDLPGHGGSPAALLPSDGSATIGALAALVLRLADDQGWERFAYAGISLGGAVGLYLAAHHPDRVDCLSVVCSSARFGEPSSWRDRARLVREEGTEAMVASRTGTWFSEEFAATPRGRALLADLRATDRAGYAACCDVLAGYDMRDALPSITAPTLVVAGREDPATPPAHARQIADAVPGASLLEVAGAAHLAGVERPDAVTGALLTHLADHLAGAARPSDDASRHAAGMTVRRAVLGDAHVDRAVARTTPFTARFQDFITRYAWGEIWTGDGLDRRTRSCITLTALIAHGHDTELAMHVRAALTNGLTREEIGEVLLQSAVYCGVPAANSAFATAQRVFDEIDAASPADPAEGVDSASHSDTDK, from the coding sequence GTGACCCCACTCCATTACGACCTCAGCGGGCCCGCCACCGCGCCCCCGCTCATCCTCGGGCCCTCCATCGGCACCTCCCTCGCCGTCTGGGACCCCCAGCTTCCCGCGCTCGCCCGGAACCACCGTGTGCTGCGCTGGGATCTGCCCGGCCACGGCGGCTCGCCCGCCGCGCTGCTGCCCTCCGACGGCTCGGCCACCATCGGGGCGCTCGCCGCCCTCGTCCTGCGCCTCGCCGACGACCAGGGGTGGGAGCGGTTCGCGTACGCGGGGATCTCCCTGGGGGGCGCGGTCGGGCTGTATCTGGCCGCCCACCACCCCGACCGGGTGGACTGCCTGTCCGTCGTCTGTTCCTCGGCCCGGTTCGGCGAGCCCTCGAGCTGGCGCGACCGGGCCCGGCTGGTGCGGGAGGAGGGCACGGAGGCGATGGTGGCGAGCCGGACCGGGACCTGGTTCTCGGAGGAGTTCGCGGCCACGCCACGCGGCCGCGCGCTGCTGGCGGACCTCCGCGCCACCGACCGGGCGGGCTACGCCGCCTGCTGCGATGTGCTCGCCGGCTACGACATGCGGGACGCGCTGCCGTCCATCACCGCCCCCACCCTGGTCGTGGCCGGCCGCGAGGACCCGGCCACCCCGCCCGCCCACGCCCGTCAGATCGCCGACGCGGTGCCGGGCGCGAGTCTGCTGGAGGTCGCGGGGGCGGCCCATCTGGCGGGCGTGGAGCGGCCGGACGCGGTCACCGGGGCGCTGCTCACCCACCTCGCCGACCACCTCGCCGGCGCGGCCCGGCCGTCCGACGACGCCTCCCGGCACGCGGCCGGGATGACGGTGCGCCGGGCCGTCCTCGGGGACGCGCACGTGGATCGCGCGGTGGCCCGTACGACCCCGTTCACCGCCCGCTTCCAGGACTTCATCACCCGCTACGCATGGGGCGAGATCTGGACCGGCGACGGACTGGACCGGCGGACCCGCAGCTGTATCACCCTCACCGCGCTGATCGCCCACGGCCATGACACCGAGCTGGCCATGCACGTCCGGGCCGCGCTCACCAACGGTCTGACCCGTGAGGAGATCGGCGAGGTGCTGCTCCAGTCCGCGGTCTACTGCGGGGTGCCGGCGGCCAACTCGGCGTTCGCCACCGCCCAGCGGGTCTTCGACGAGATCGACGCCGCGTCACCCGCCGACCCGGCGGAAGGTGTCGACTCAGCGTCACATTCCGATACCGACAAGTGA
- a CDS encoding DUF6879 family protein — protein MARRLRFNGTGSDVTGCPAVHEDLDSGEIVIHGTPLSDPEDLAQLQHLGEGETPIVVPRELLVDFGPKEVTRTPRIIDLDDFGKLFENFKHTAWRLETRRRFASDETAPDYQAFVETGEAPLDLYHPFFTTIRDQTQQGKRCERVRIVDAPPTIGQRYLLYSAKRNCAVGEDIRNLWRADADRLRLPAEDFWIFDSRLVALLNFDDDDNLLNVELITEPVAVNRYLQVRDAAWHYAVRYDKFAAELPS, from the coding sequence ATGGCGCGTCGACTGCGCTTCAACGGGACGGGTTCCGACGTCACAGGCTGCCCCGCCGTGCACGAGGACTTGGACAGCGGAGAGATCGTCATCCACGGAACACCGCTCTCCGACCCCGAGGACCTTGCCCAGCTCCAACACCTGGGAGAGGGCGAGACGCCCATCGTGGTACCACGCGAACTGCTGGTCGACTTCGGTCCCAAGGAGGTCACTCGCACACCGCGCATCATCGACCTGGATGACTTCGGCAAGCTCTTCGAGAACTTCAAGCACACCGCCTGGCGGCTGGAGACCCGCCGCCGGTTCGCGAGTGATGAAACGGCGCCCGACTACCAGGCGTTCGTCGAGACGGGCGAGGCGCCCCTGGACCTCTATCATCCGTTCTTCACCACGATCCGCGACCAAACTCAGCAGGGCAAGCGGTGCGAGCGAGTGCGCATCGTCGACGCCCCGCCCACGATCGGTCAGCGCTACCTCCTCTACAGCGCGAAGCGGAACTGCGCCGTGGGAGAGGACATCCGCAACCTGTGGCGTGCCGATGCCGACCGGCTCCGGCTGCCCGCCGAGGACTTCTGGATCTTCGACTCTCGGCTCGTCGCTCTCCTCAACTTCGATGACGACGACAACTTGCTCAACGTGGAGCTGATCACGGAGCCAGTGGCAGTCAACCGCTATCTGCAGGTGCGGGATGCGGCATGGCACTACGCCGTTCGGTACGACAAGTTCGCGGCGGAGCTGCCGTCGTAA
- the pcaB gene encoding 3-carboxy-cis,cis-muconate cycloisomerase, whose translation MGLLSPVRAGSAVEAATGDTAFLQAMLDAEAALARAVAPAGAAQAVAGAARAELYDVRELALRARSGGNPVIPLVADLTAAVARTDREAASYVHRGATSQDILDTAAMLVAARALPLIVADLDRAAAELARLAAAHRDTPMPGRTLTQHAVPTTFGLKAAGWRTLVLDARDRLAALRPPAQLGGAAGTLAAFGDDGAALPARFAEETGLAAPDLPWHTLRTPITDLGSALAFAVGALGKVAADVLVLSRTEIGEVAEGTGGGSSAMPHKSNPVRATLMAAAARQAPQLAATLLGSLTAEDERPAGAWHAEWQTLRELLRLAGGSARDAVELTGGLRVFPDRMAAHLELTDGLIVSERLIAALTPVVGRARAKERLTQASRRVAAEGVSLADALGDVLPPDRLRELTDPTRYVGSAPALVDRALERGARPQRRPHQRPDQRPHP comes from the coding sequence GTGGGGCTGCTGTCCCCCGTGCGGGCCGGTTCGGCGGTGGAGGCGGCCACCGGCGACACCGCGTTCCTCCAGGCCATGCTGGACGCGGAGGCCGCGCTGGCGCGGGCGGTGGCACCGGCCGGGGCGGCGCAGGCGGTGGCGGGCGCGGCCCGCGCCGAGCTGTACGACGTACGGGAGCTGGCGCTGCGCGCCCGCTCCGGCGGCAACCCGGTCATTCCGCTGGTCGCCGATCTCACCGCGGCGGTGGCCCGCACGGACCGGGAGGCCGCGTCGTACGTGCACCGGGGCGCGACCAGCCAGGACATCCTGGACACGGCCGCGATGCTGGTGGCCGCCCGCGCGCTGCCGCTGATCGTGGCCGATCTGGACCGCGCGGCGGCGGAGCTGGCGCGGCTCGCCGCCGCGCACCGCGACACCCCGATGCCCGGCCGTACCCTCACCCAGCACGCCGTGCCCACCACCTTCGGGCTGAAGGCGGCAGGCTGGCGGACGCTGGTCCTGGACGCCCGTGACCGGCTCGCGGCGCTGCGGCCGCCCGCCCAGCTGGGCGGCGCGGCGGGCACGCTGGCGGCCTTCGGGGACGACGGGGCCGCGCTGCCGGCCCGGTTCGCCGAGGAGACCGGGCTGGCCGCGCCCGATCTGCCGTGGCACACCCTGCGCACCCCCATCACGGACCTCGGCTCCGCGCTGGCCTTCGCCGTGGGCGCGCTGGGGAAGGTGGCGGCGGATGTGCTGGTGCTCTCGCGCACCGAGATCGGCGAGGTGGCCGAGGGCACCGGCGGCGGATCGTCCGCGATGCCGCACAAGAGCAACCCGGTGCGCGCCACGCTGATGGCCGCCGCGGCCCGTCAGGCACCGCAGCTCGCGGCCACCCTGCTGGGCTCGCTGACCGCCGAGGACGAGCGCCCGGCCGGCGCCTGGCACGCCGAGTGGCAGACGCTGCGGGAGCTGTTGCGGCTCGCGGGAGGCTCCGCCCGGGACGCGGTGGAGCTGACCGGCGGGCTGCGGGTCTTCCCGGACCGCATGGCCGCACACCTGGAGCTGACCGACGGTCTGATCGTCAGCGAACGCCTCATCGCCGCCCTCACCCCGGTCGTCGGCCGCGCCCGTGCGAAGGAGCGGCTGACCCAGGCGTCGCGGCGGGTGGCGGCGGAGGGGGTGTCGCTGGCGGACGCGCTGGGCGATGTGCTGCCCCCCGACCGTTTGCGTGAGCTGACGGACCCCACGCGGTACGTGGGGTCCGCCCCTGCCCTGGTCGACCGTGCCCTCGAGCGTGGGGCCCGGCCCCAGCGGCGTCCCCATCAGCGCCCCGATCAGCGGCCCCACCCGTAG
- a CDS encoding MarR family winged helix-turn-helix transcriptional regulator: protein MGGAVDLNTHPGHLARRLQQAHSLLWGAMVSEETTSPQFAVINALMEKPDIDQRTLSEHVHLDRSTIADLVARLARRGLLERVRDPHDGRRNVLRLTEEGVRTHRKLVTRTARMNRVFLAPLDETERETLLRLIARVADAAEELRA from the coding sequence ATGGGCGGTGCGGTGGACCTGAACACGCACCCCGGGCATCTGGCCCGCCGCCTCCAGCAGGCGCACTCCCTGCTGTGGGGCGCGATGGTCTCCGAGGAGACCACCTCGCCGCAGTTCGCGGTGATCAACGCGCTGATGGAGAAGCCGGACATCGACCAGCGGACGCTGAGCGAACACGTCCACCTCGACCGCTCCACCATCGCCGACCTGGTCGCCCGGCTGGCCCGCCGCGGCCTGCTGGAGCGGGTGCGCGACCCGCACGACGGCCGCCGCAACGTCCTGCGGCTGACCGAGGAAGGCGTCCGGACCCACCGCAAGCTGGTCACCCGGACGGCCCGGATGAACCGGGTCTTCCTGGCCCCCTTGGACGAGACGGAGCGGGAGACCCTGCTGCGGCTGATCGCACGGGTGGCGGACGCGGCGGAGGAGCTGCGCGCGTAA
- a CDS encoding oxidoreductase — protein sequence MKGWTASDIPDQTGRTAVVTGANSGLGYITARELARRGAQVVLACRSEARGAEAAERIRAQAPGANVRVAPLDLADLASVRAFAAEYKGDRLDLLINNAGVMALPYRRTADGFETQFGVNHLGHFALTGLLLPKLLEAGPGARVVTVSSFMHMLGTVDPRDLNMERGYRRWTAYARSKSANLLFTHELARRLRAAGARLVAAAAHPGYASTNLQTAAAKMEGRRATERFMEIGNRFFAQSAEQGALPTLYAATGPDVRQDDFFGPPLQGLWRGSPVRSARARWTLSDPAGRGLWAASERLTGVRYEALAP from the coding sequence ATGAAGGGCTGGACCGCGAGCGACATCCCCGATCAGACCGGCCGCACCGCCGTGGTGACCGGCGCCAACAGCGGCCTCGGTTACATCACCGCCCGTGAGCTCGCCCGGCGTGGCGCGCAGGTGGTGCTCGCGTGCCGCAGCGAGGCGCGCGGGGCCGAGGCGGCGGAGCGGATCCGGGCGCAGGCGCCGGGCGCCAACGTGCGGGTCGCGCCGCTGGACCTCGCGGACCTGGCATCCGTACGGGCCTTCGCCGCCGAGTACAAGGGCGACCGGCTGGATCTGCTGATCAACAACGCGGGCGTGATGGCCCTTCCGTACCGCAGGACCGCCGACGGCTTCGAGACCCAGTTCGGCGTCAACCACCTGGGACACTTCGCGCTGACCGGACTGCTGCTGCCGAAGCTGCTGGAGGCGGGCCCGGGGGCGCGGGTGGTCACCGTGTCCAGCTTTATGCACATGCTGGGGACGGTCGATCCGCGCGACCTGAACATGGAACGCGGATACCGGCGTTGGACGGCCTACGCCCGCTCCAAGTCCGCCAACCTCCTCTTCACCCATGAGCTGGCCCGCCGGCTGCGCGCGGCGGGCGCCCGCCTGGTGGCGGCCGCCGCGCACCCCGGCTACGCCTCGACCAACCTCCAGACCGCCGCCGCGAAGATGGAGGGCCGCCGGGCGACCGAGCGGTTCATGGAGATCGGCAACCGCTTCTTCGCCCAGAGCGCGGAGCAGGGCGCACTGCCCACCCTCTACGCGGCGACCGGCCCGGACGTCCGCCAGGACGACTTCTTCGGCCCACCGCTCCAGGGCCTGTGGCGCGGCTCCCCCGTCCGCTCGGCCCGCGCCAGGTGGACGCTCAGCGACCCGGCGGGGCGGGGACTGTGGGCCGCGTCCGAGCGGCTGACGGGCGTGCGGTACGAGGCGTTGGCGCCCTGA
- a CDS encoding helix-turn-helix domain-containing protein → MSTDFQQARVALGARLRELRASCPEGRLTGTQLAERLGWPHSKIYKLENGRQTATAEDLRAWAMATNQPEAADELVSRLNGLESHIRSWRRQLAAGHKPVQDRINAEHQRSTTLRGWQNCVVVGMLQTPDYARAVFTQNADLHKSPRDTEAAVRGRLRRQEGLYDSRKRYHIIMWEGALRALVCPPSVLAAQLDRLMSVIGLDTVELGIVPFAAPLKIQPANGFWVHDERLVLVEDWHAELWINDADSIALYLRAWNTLRESAVFGADAQRLINDARRALDIG, encoded by the coding sequence GTGAGCACTGACTTTCAGCAGGCACGGGTGGCCCTAGGAGCGCGGCTTCGGGAGCTGCGCGCGTCATGCCCTGAAGGCCGGCTCACCGGTACACAACTCGCGGAGCGGCTGGGCTGGCCGCACTCCAAGATCTACAAGCTGGAGAACGGGCGCCAGACAGCGACAGCCGAGGACCTGCGCGCCTGGGCCATGGCAACCAATCAGCCGGAAGCCGCCGACGAACTAGTCTCCCGGCTCAACGGACTGGAATCCCACATCCGGTCGTGGCGCCGCCAACTGGCCGCCGGGCACAAGCCCGTTCAGGACAGGATCAACGCGGAGCATCAGCGCTCGACCACACTGCGCGGCTGGCAAAACTGTGTCGTGGTGGGCATGCTCCAGACGCCCGACTACGCACGAGCCGTCTTCACCCAGAACGCAGACCTGCACAAGTCTCCACGGGACACCGAGGCTGCCGTACGTGGTCGGCTACGGCGCCAGGAAGGACTGTACGACTCGCGCAAGCGGTACCACATCATCATGTGGGAGGGCGCCTTGCGCGCTCTCGTCTGCCCACCATCAGTCCTCGCCGCACAGCTGGACCGGCTGATGAGCGTCATCGGCCTGGACACCGTCGAGCTGGGCATCGTGCCCTTCGCCGCGCCTTTGAAGATCCAGCCCGCCAACGGTTTCTGGGTCCATGACGAGCGGCTTGTACTCGTCGAGGACTGGCATGCCGAATTGTGGATCAACGACGCCGACAGCATCGCCCTCTACCTCCGCGCCTGGAACACCCTGCGCGAATCCGCCGTCTTCGGCGCCGACGCCCAGCGCCTGATCAACGATGCCCGGCGGGCGCTGGACATCGGGTAA
- the pcaG gene encoding protocatechuate 3,4-dioxygenase subunit alpha, translating into MTERLAPTPSQTVGPFYGYALPFPDGGEIAPAGHPDTITLHGRVYDGEGRPVPDALVELWQADPDGSLAGAAGSMRRDAVNGGFLGRNGVDFTGFGRIATDADGHWAARTLPPGGPAAPYISVCVHARGLLHHLFTRVYFPEHTEANAADPLLASLDPARRETLVATAGSRPGTYRFDIRLQGEGETVFLEFR; encoded by the coding sequence ATGACCGAGAGGCTCGCACCCACGCCGTCCCAGACCGTGGGACCCTTCTACGGATACGCCCTGCCCTTCCCCGACGGCGGCGAGATCGCCCCGGCGGGCCACCCCGACACGATCACCCTGCACGGCCGGGTCTACGACGGCGAGGGCCGGCCCGTCCCGGACGCGCTGGTCGAGCTGTGGCAGGCGGACCCGGACGGCTCCCTGGCCGGAGCGGCCGGGTCGATGCGGCGCGACGCGGTGAACGGCGGGTTCCTCGGCCGCAACGGCGTGGACTTCACCGGGTTCGGCCGGATCGCCACCGACGCGGACGGCCACTGGGCAGCCCGTACGCTGCCGCCGGGTGGCCCGGCCGCCCCGTACATCAGCGTGTGCGTCCATGCCCGGGGGCTGCTGCACCACCTCTTCACCCGCGTGTACTTCCCCGAGCACACCGAGGCCAACGCCGCCGACCCGCTGCTCGCCTCGCTGGATCCGGCGCGCCGCGAGACGCTGGTGGCGACGGCGGGGTCCCGGCCGGGGACGTACCGCTTCGACATCCGCCTCCAGGGCGAAGGGGAGACGGTTTTCCTTGAGTTCCGCTAG
- a CDS encoding putative protein N(5)-glutamine methyltransferase, producing the protein MSASPSLVTLSTVAARLRAAGCVFAEDEARLILATAATPAALHTMVDRRAAGLPLEHVLGWAEFRGLRISVDAGVFVPRRRTEFLVEQAVALARPGAVVVDLCCGSGALGAALVAALGRAEWYAADIDPAAVRCARRNVEAAGGTVYEGDLYEPLPAALRGRVDVLLANVPYVPTEEVGLLPPEARVHEARVALDGGADGLDVLRRVTAGAHGWLAPGGSLLFETSGRQASSAMAIVAGDGLEPRLAECAELEATVVIGTRPSAP; encoded by the coding sequence ATGTCGGCTTCACCTTCACTCGTCACCCTTTCCACCGTCGCCGCCAGGCTCCGCGCCGCCGGGTGCGTGTTCGCCGAGGACGAGGCGCGGCTGATCCTCGCCACCGCCGCTACCCCGGCCGCGCTCCACACCATGGTGGACCGGCGCGCCGCCGGGCTTCCGCTGGAGCATGTCCTCGGGTGGGCGGAGTTCCGGGGTTTGCGGATATCCGTGGACGCCGGGGTCTTCGTGCCGCGCAGGCGTACCGAGTTCCTGGTCGAGCAGGCCGTGGCGCTGGCCCGGCCCGGGGCCGTCGTGGTCGATCTGTGCTGCGGTTCGGGCGCGCTGGGCGCCGCGCTGGTCGCGGCGCTGGGCCGGGCCGAGTGGTACGCGGCCGACATCGACCCGGCGGCGGTGCGCTGTGCCCGGCGCAATGTCGAGGCGGCGGGCGGCACGGTGTACGAGGGCGATCTCTACGAACCGCTGCCCGCCGCACTGCGCGGCCGCGTCGACGTCCTGCTCGCCAATGTGCCGTACGTGCCGACCGAGGAGGTCGGGCTGCTGCCGCCGGAGGCCCGGGTCCACGAGGCGCGGGTGGCGCTGGACGGCGGCGCGGACGGGCTGGACGTCCTGCGCCGGGTGACCGCCGGCGCGCACGGGTGGCTGGCGCCGGGCGGTTCGCTGCTGTTCGAGACGAGCGGGCGGCAGGCCTCCTCGGCCATGGCCATCGTGGCCGGTGACGGGCTGGAGCCGCGGCTGGCCGAGTGCGCCGAGCTGGAGGCCACGGTCGTCATCGGCACCAGGCCGTCGGCTCCGTAA
- the pcaH gene encoding protocatechuate 3,4-dioxygenase subunit beta, with translation MALTQSDIDGELTLIRESYEKARAEGAPAAEHPSRDFRPYRSSTLRHPKQPLVAVHGDPETVELHTPVFGHTDTTALDNDLTVQHQGEPLGERITVSGRLLDSRGRPIRGQLIEVWQANASGRYAHQRDDHPAPLDPNFTGVGRTLTGDDGSYHFTTIKPGAYPWRNHENAWRPAHIHFSVFGTAFTQRLITQMYFPGDPLFAYDPILQSVTDQSARERLVATYDHGLSRPEWSLGYRWDIVLDGPSATWIEEGR, from the coding sequence ATGGCTCTCACCCAGTCCGACATCGACGGCGAACTCACCCTGATACGGGAGTCCTACGAGAAGGCGCGTGCCGAGGGGGCGCCCGCCGCCGAGCACCCGTCGCGCGACTTCCGCCCGTACCGCAGCAGTACGCTGCGCCACCCCAAGCAGCCGCTGGTGGCGGTGCACGGCGACCCGGAGACCGTGGAGCTGCACACCCCGGTCTTCGGCCACACCGACACCACCGCGCTCGACAACGACCTCACGGTGCAGCACCAGGGCGAACCGCTCGGCGAGCGCATCACCGTCTCCGGGCGGCTCCTGGACAGCCGGGGCCGCCCCATCAGGGGGCAGCTCATCGAGGTGTGGCAGGCCAACGCGTCGGGCCGCTACGCCCATCAGCGCGACGACCACCCCGCGCCGCTGGACCCCAACTTCACCGGCGTGGGGCGGACGTTGACCGGCGACGACGGCTCGTACCACTTCACCACCATCAAGCCGGGTGCCTACCCGTGGCGCAACCACGAGAACGCCTGGCGGCCGGCGCATATCCACTTCTCCGTCTTCGGCACCGCGTTCACCCAGCGGCTGATCACCCAGATGTACTTCCCTGGCGATCCGCTCTTCGCCTACGACCCGATCCTCCAGTCCGTGACGGACCAGTCCGCGCGGGAGCGGCTGGTCGCGACGTACGACCACGGGCTGTCGCGGCCGGAGTGGTCGCTGGGCTACCGCTGGGACATCGTGCTGGACGGACCGTCCGCCACCTGGATCGAGGAGGGCCGCTGA